From Pseudomonas putida, one genomic window encodes:
- the hisF gene encoding imidazole glycerol phosphate synthase subunit HisF, translating into MALAKRIIPCLDVDNGRVVKGVKFENIRDAGDPVEIARRYNEQGADEITFLDITASVDGRDTTLHTVERMASQVFIPLTVGGGVRTVQDIRNLLNAGADKVSINTAAVFNPEFVGEAADRFGSQCIVVAIDAKKVSGPGEAPRWEIFTHGGRKPTGLDAVEWAKKMEGLGAGEILLTSMDQDGMKNGFDLGVTRAISDALGIPVIASGGVGNLQHLADGILEGHASAVLAASIFHFGEYTVPEAKAYMAARGIVVR; encoded by the coding sequence ATGGCACTGGCCAAGCGCATCATCCCTTGCCTGGACGTGGACAACGGCCGGGTGGTCAAGGGCGTCAAGTTCGAGAACATTCGTGATGCCGGCGACCCGGTGGAAATTGCCCGTCGCTACAACGAGCAGGGTGCCGACGAAATCACCTTCCTCGACATCACCGCAAGCGTCGATGGCCGCGATACCACCTTGCATACCGTCGAGCGCATGGCCAGCCAGGTGTTCATCCCGCTGACCGTGGGCGGTGGCGTGCGCACCGTGCAGGACATCCGCAACCTGCTCAATGCCGGTGCCGACAAGGTTTCGATCAACACCGCCGCGGTGTTCAACCCTGAGTTCGTGGGTGAGGCTGCCGACCGCTTCGGTTCGCAGTGCATCGTGGTGGCCATCGATGCCAAGAAGGTGTCTGGCCCCGGTGAAGCGCCGCGCTGGGAAATCTTCACCCATGGCGGGCGCAAGCCGACCGGGCTGGACGCGGTCGAGTGGGCGAAGAAGATGGAAGGCCTGGGTGCCGGTGAGATCCTGCTGACCAGCATGGACCAGGACGGCATGAAGAACGGTTTCGACCTGGGTGTGACCCGTGCCATCAGCGATGCGCTGGGGATTCCGGTGATCGCTTCGGGTGGTGTGGGTAACTTGCAGCACCTGGCTGACGGGATTCTGGAAGGGCATGCCAGCGCGGTACTGGCGGCTAGCATCTTCCACTTCGGTGAGTACACGGTGCCGGAAGCCAAGGCCTACATGGCTGCCCGCGGTATCGTCGTTCGCTGA
- a CDS encoding TonB-dependent receptor, translated as MTETSSRKPRSAWDWSLRLKHVGGAGMLGLCALLDQPPAHAQTDAEHAQLTQVHPFTIPRQDLAIALITFGQQSGLQVSVDPDLLEGLESTAVSGNFSSEAALSRLLQSSGITWEFEAGTFIFRLLHSDGQGPLELHNTVVLGQTEENSYMGATVIGSKAIKAFPGANGDITTLLQMHPSVQFSTRQQNSNTPGEIAPADISINGAKYYQNNFMIDGISINNDLDPGAHDFNDVRQFDSTPSRSHGIALDADLLQEVKVYDSNVPAEYGGFNGGVVDAITRRPSKAFHGKVSYALSRSAWTRYHITEADQENFDQASDEQYQPEFEKTTVRGMLEGHLTDDFGAILAFSQKRSVLPLNAYSDGYESGNGPSRKDQTRELTNYMLKTYWNMNDQLTLDSSFIYGPGENTYFRANQRNSEFVTEEGGYQGSVKATWLADNATWTHTLAVTRLTSSRDSEQDDYINWYYSDVKNWGKSLSNTSRSAEGAYGDLDQTQDGLDYAVKAQWLPVWFGGVAHSLVTGIDLSYKRATWERSTQASSVTMNKRDDGSSCGDDPYCSVGQLLNGNTRQWANSRMVYEAGKISQDEKKYAFYLQDSIQLGNLGLRPGVRVEGDDYMEKKTVAPRFAGDYDFFGDRSTVLTFGANRYYGRNLFKTRLNDGRGQLNVRYLRADQDSPWIEATRVANDTRFSTLNIPYDDELTLGLEQLWLNTLFDLKYVNRKGRDKIVRSYSSVEDLPALPGYRSNYYIYTNQGRSESDTVTLTVTPQQELKLFGTSTSAQFAAGWQRSEDSYTDYDSILDSEEYDGSAVLYDGKRMDFVELPPNNFNRPWTARLTTITEIPAWHMSISNFLRFRSKYKQIIDTGRTVDLDNETLSVYEAAAVGSAMTWDMQVYWELPTAKDQAVFASVDITNVADKTNPTVSAGSQAVTRYEVGRQYWLEVGYRF; from the coding sequence ATGACTGAAACATCAAGCCGGAAGCCGCGCAGTGCGTGGGATTGGTCGTTGCGCCTGAAACATGTTGGCGGCGCGGGCATGTTGGGGCTCTGTGCCTTGCTGGATCAGCCGCCAGCTCATGCACAGACAGACGCTGAGCATGCCCAGCTCACCCAGGTACACCCGTTCACCATTCCCCGCCAGGATCTGGCCATCGCCCTGATCACTTTCGGCCAGCAAAGTGGGCTGCAGGTCAGCGTCGACCCGGACCTGCTGGAGGGCCTGGAGTCCACCGCGGTCAGTGGCAACTTCAGCAGCGAGGCGGCGCTGTCGCGACTGCTGCAAAGCAGTGGCATCACCTGGGAGTTCGAGGCGGGCACGTTCATCTTCCGCCTGTTGCACAGCGACGGCCAAGGCCCGCTGGAGCTGCACAACACCGTGGTGCTGGGGCAGACCGAAGAGAACAGCTACATGGGCGCTACGGTCATCGGTAGCAAGGCGATCAAAGCTTTCCCGGGCGCCAATGGCGACATCACCACACTGCTGCAGATGCACCCCAGCGTGCAATTCAGCACCCGCCAGCAAAACTCCAACACGCCGGGCGAAATTGCCCCGGCGGATATCAGCATCAACGGCGCCAAGTACTACCAGAACAATTTCATGATCGACGGCATCTCGATCAACAACGACCTCGACCCTGGCGCCCATGACTTCAACGATGTGCGTCAGTTCGATTCCACCCCCAGCCGCTCCCACGGTATTGCGCTGGATGCGGACTTGCTGCAGGAAGTGAAAGTCTACGACAGCAACGTACCGGCGGAGTACGGCGGCTTCAACGGCGGCGTGGTCGATGCGATCACCCGCCGACCGAGCAAGGCGTTTCACGGCAAGGTCTCTTATGCCCTCAGCCGTTCGGCGTGGACCCGCTACCACATCACCGAAGCCGATCAGGAAAACTTCGATCAGGCCTCGGACGAGCAGTACCAGCCAGAGTTCGAGAAAACCACTGTTCGCGGCATGCTCGAAGGCCACCTGACCGATGACTTCGGCGCCATCCTGGCGTTCTCGCAGAAACGCTCGGTGCTGCCACTGAACGCCTACAGCGATGGCTACGAAAGTGGCAACGGGCCTTCGCGCAAGGACCAGACCCGCGAGCTGACCAATTACATGCTCAAGACTTACTGGAACATGAATGACCAGCTCACCCTGGATAGCTCGTTCATCTACGGCCCCGGCGAAAACACCTACTTCCGCGCCAACCAGCGCAACTCCGAGTTCGTCACCGAAGAGGGCGGCTATCAAGGCTCGGTAAAGGCCACCTGGTTGGCTGACAACGCCACGTGGACCCACACCCTGGCGGTGACGCGGCTGACCAGCTCGCGCGATTCCGAGCAGGACGACTACATCAACTGGTACTACTCCGACGTCAAGAACTGGGGCAAGTCGCTGAGCAACACATCACGCAGTGCCGAGGGTGCCTACGGCGACCTCGACCAGACCCAGGACGGCCTGGACTACGCGGTGAAGGCCCAGTGGCTGCCGGTGTGGTTCGGTGGTGTGGCGCATTCATTGGTCACGGGTATCGACCTCTCTTACAAGCGAGCTACCTGGGAGCGGTCCACCCAAGCCAGCAGTGTCACCATGAACAAGCGTGACGACGGTAGCAGCTGCGGTGACGATCCTTACTGCTCGGTTGGCCAGCTGCTCAATGGCAACACCCGGCAATGGGCCAACTCACGCATGGTGTATGAAGCAGGCAAGATCAGCCAGGACGAGAAGAAATACGCGTTCTACCTCCAGGACAGCATTCAGCTGGGCAACTTGGGCCTGCGCCCGGGTGTTCGGGTGGAAGGCGACGACTACATGGAGAAAAAGACCGTTGCCCCGCGCTTTGCCGGCGATTACGACTTCTTCGGTGACCGCTCAACGGTGCTGACCTTTGGTGCCAACCGCTACTATGGGCGCAATCTGTTCAAGACCCGCCTCAACGACGGCCGCGGCCAGCTGAATGTGCGCTACCTGCGCGCCGATCAGGACTCGCCGTGGATCGAGGCTACCCGAGTAGCCAATGACACGCGCTTCTCGACCCTGAACATCCCGTATGACGATGAGCTTACGCTCGGCCTTGAGCAGCTGTGGCTGAACACTCTGTTCGACCTCAAGTATGTCAACCGCAAGGGGCGCGACAAGATCGTGCGCTCCTACTCCAGTGTCGAAGACCTGCCAGCACTGCCCGGTTACCGCAGCAACTACTACATCTACACCAACCAAGGTCGCAGCGAGAGCGACACGGTGACGCTGACCGTTACCCCCCAGCAGGAACTCAAGCTGTTTGGCACCAGCACCAGCGCCCAGTTCGCGGCGGGCTGGCAGCGCAGCGAAGACTCGTACACCGACTACGACTCGATCCTCGACAGTGAAGAATATGACGGTAGTGCCGTGCTCTACGACGGCAAGCGAATGGACTTCGTCGAACTGCCGCCGAACAACTTCAACCGCCCATGGACCGCACGGCTGACGACCATTACCGAGATCCCCGCCTGGCACATGAGCATCAGCAACTTCCTGCGTTTTCGCAGCAAGTACAAGCAGATCATCGATACCGGGCGCACGGTCGACCTCGATAACGAAACCCTCAGCGTGTACGAGGCGGCGGCGGTCGGCAGCGCCATGACCTGGGACATGCAAGTTTACTGGGAGCTGCCAACGGCCAAGGACCAGGCCGTGTTCGCCTCGGTCGACATCACCAATGTCGCCGACAAGACCAACCCGACCGTCAGCGCCGGCAGCCAGGCCGTGACCCGCTACGAAGTCGGCCGCCAGTACTGGCTGGAAGTCGGCTACCGCTTCTGA
- the choV gene encoding choline ABC transporter ATP-binding protein: protein MSIIRFEDVDVIFSNKPREALALLDQGKTREQILKQTGLVVGVEKANLDINKGEICVLMGLSGSGKSSLLRCINGLNTVSRGKLFVEHEGKHIDIAHCTPAELKMMRTKRIAMVFQKFALMPWLTVRENISFGLEMQGRPEKERRKLVDEKLELVGLTQWRNKKPDELSGGMQQRVGLARALAMDADILLMDEPFSALDPLIRQGLQDELLELQRKLNKTIVFVSHDLDEALKLGSRIAIMKDGRIVQYSKPEEIVLNPADDYVRTFVAHTNPLNVLCGRSLMRTLDNCKRINGSVCLDPGIDSWLDLGEGGSLKRARQGQNGLDLQNWAPGEDVELLERRPTLVNADIGMREALQIRYQTGNKLVLQDNDKVVGILGDTELYHALLGKSHG, encoded by the coding sequence ATGAGCATCATTCGTTTCGAAGATGTCGACGTCATCTTCTCCAACAAGCCGCGTGAAGCGCTGGCACTGCTCGATCAGGGCAAGACCCGGGAGCAGATCCTCAAGCAGACCGGGCTGGTGGTGGGTGTCGAAAAGGCCAACCTGGATATCAACAAGGGCGAGATCTGCGTGCTGATGGGCCTGTCGGGTTCGGGCAAGTCGAGCCTGCTGCGCTGCATCAACGGCCTGAACACCGTCAGCCGCGGCAAGCTGTTCGTCGAGCACGAAGGCAAGCACATCGACATTGCCCACTGCACCCCGGCAGAGCTCAAGATGATGCGCACCAAGCGCATCGCCATGGTGTTCCAGAAGTTCGCCCTGATGCCTTGGCTGACGGTGCGCGAGAACATCAGCTTTGGCCTGGAAATGCAGGGCCGCCCTGAAAAGGAACGGCGCAAGCTGGTGGACGAGAAGCTTGAGCTGGTGGGTTTGACCCAGTGGCGCAACAAGAAGCCGGACGAACTCTCCGGCGGCATGCAGCAGCGCGTGGGCCTGGCCCGGGCACTGGCGATGGACGCTGACATCCTGCTGATGGACGAACCGTTCTCGGCCCTCGACCCACTGATCCGCCAGGGCTTGCAGGACGAGCTGCTGGAGCTGCAGCGCAAGCTCAACAAGACCATCGTGTTCGTCAGCCACGACCTGGACGAAGCGCTCAAGCTGGGCAGCCGCATCGCCATCATGAAGGATGGGCGGATCGTTCAGTACAGCAAGCCCGAGGAGATCGTGCTCAACCCGGCGGACGACTACGTACGCACCTTCGTGGCCCATACCAACCCGCTGAACGTGCTGTGCGGCCGCAGCCTGATGCGCACCCTGGACAACTGCAAACGGATCAACGGCTCGGTGTGCCTGGACCCAGGCATCGATTCGTGGCTGGACCTGGGCGAAGGTGGCTCGCTCAAGCGTGCACGCCAAGGGCAGAACGGGCTGGACCTGCAGAACTGGGCACCTGGAGAGGATGTCGAGCTGCTGGAGCGACGGCCGACACTGGTCAATGCCGATATCGGCATGCGCGAAGCGCTGCAGATCCGTTACCAGACTGGCAACAAGCTGGTGCTGCAGGATAACGACAAGGTCGTGGGGATACTTGGGGATACCGAGCTGTACCACGCGTTGCTCGGCAAGAGCCACGGCTGA
- a CDS encoding GlxA family transcriptional regulator, whose product MTSYTSGNPTQNRTAPQSIGFLLLDNFTLISLASAVEPLRMANQLSGRELYRWHTLTVDGGQVWASDGLQITPDASIANAPPIDTVIVCGGVGIQRSVTREHVTWLQAQARQSRRLGAVCTGSWALACAGLLDGFDCSVHWECLAAMQEAFPRANMSTRLFTLDRNRFTSSGGTAPLDMMLHLISRDHGRELSAAISEMFVYERIRNEQDHQRVPLKHMLGTNQPKLQEIVALMEANLEEPIDLDELAVYVAVSRRQLERLFQKYLHCSPSRYYLKLRLIRARQLLKQTPMSIIEVASVCGFVSTPHFSKCYREYFGIPPRDERVGSNTAQQVAMMPIPQAMTLSPHSGPMAALSQARNESTFASVRL is encoded by the coding sequence ATGACGTCGTACACCTCCGGGAATCCAACCCAGAACCGCACAGCACCCCAGTCCATCGGGTTTCTCCTTCTGGACAACTTCACCCTGATTTCCTTGGCCTCGGCCGTGGAGCCGCTGCGCATGGCCAACCAGCTTTCCGGCCGTGAGCTGTACCGCTGGCACACGCTCACCGTCGATGGCGGCCAGGTGTGGGCCAGCGATGGCTTGCAGATCACGCCGGACGCCTCCATCGCCAACGCCCCTCCCATCGACACCGTTATCGTCTGCGGTGGCGTGGGGATCCAGCGTTCGGTTACCCGTGAGCATGTCACCTGGCTGCAGGCCCAGGCGCGTCAGTCGCGCCGTTTGGGCGCTGTGTGCACCGGTAGCTGGGCGCTGGCCTGTGCCGGCCTGCTCGATGGGTTCGACTGCAGCGTGCACTGGGAATGCCTGGCGGCGATGCAGGAGGCGTTTCCGCGGGCCAACATGAGCACACGCCTGTTCACCCTCGACCGCAACCGCTTCACCAGCTCTGGCGGCACTGCGCCGCTGGACATGATGCTGCACCTGATCAGCCGCGATCATGGTCGCGAACTGTCGGCGGCGATCTCTGAGATGTTCGTCTACGAGCGCATTCGCAACGAGCAGGACCACCAGCGCGTACCGCTCAAGCACATGCTGGGAACCAACCAGCCGAAGCTGCAGGAAATCGTCGCACTGATGGAGGCCAACCTCGAAGAGCCGATCGACCTGGACGAACTGGCCGTGTATGTGGCCGTGTCGCGTCGCCAGCTTGAGCGGCTGTTCCAGAAGTACCTGCACTGCTCGCCGTCGCGCTATTACCTGAAGCTGCGCCTGATCCGTGCGCGGCAGCTGCTCAAGCAGACGCCGATGTCGATCATCGAAGTGGCCTCGGTGTGCGGCTTCGTCTCCACGCCGCACTTCTCCAAGTGCTACCGCGAGTACTTCGGCATTCCGCCGCGTGATGAACGAGTAGGTTCAAACACCGCACAGCAAGTGGCAATGATGCCGATTCCGCAAGCCATGACCCTGTCGCCGCACAGCGGGCCGATGGCTGCACTGAGCCAGGCGCGCAACGAGTCGACCTTTGCCAGTGTGAGGCTTTAA
- a CDS encoding L-serine ammonia-lyase → MAISVFDLFKIGVGPSSSHTVGPMRAGALFVQGLRERGELEQVKRVQVRLYGSLSATGIGHGSDHATIMGLMGEWPDAIDPAQIVPRIADLRETNTLKLDNRLPIEFVWARDMLLLDENLPYHPNAMTLIAEGEQGELHRDTYYSVGGGFVVDAAQAASGVLDADQTVLPYDFNSAAELLRLCKQNDLSVSQLMMANEKVWRSEQEIRAGLHTLWQAMQECVHNGLKHEGTLPGGLNVRRRAARLHRSLQEIGKPNVIGSTMSAMEWVNLFALAVNEENAAGGRMVTAPTNGAAGIIPAVLHYYMRFSDAVDESNVVDFFLAAAAVGILCKKNASISGAEVGCQGEVGSACAMAAAGLAEVLGATPAQVENAAEIALEHNLGLTCDPVGGLVQVPCIERNAIAAVKAINAVQMALRGDGEHFISLDQVIRTMRDTGADMHDKYKETSRGGLAVSAIEC, encoded by the coding sequence ATGGCCATCAGCGTGTTCGACCTGTTCAAGATCGGAGTCGGGCCCTCCAGCTCCCATACCGTCGGCCCCATGCGTGCGGGCGCCCTGTTCGTCCAGGGCCTGCGTGAGCGCGGCGAGCTCGAGCAGGTGAAAAGGGTGCAGGTGCGGTTATACGGCTCGCTGTCGGCCACCGGTATTGGCCACGGCTCCGACCACGCCACCATCATGGGCCTGATGGGCGAATGGCCGGACGCCATCGACCCGGCCCAGATCGTCCCACGCATCGCCGACCTGCGCGAAACCAATACCCTGAAGCTGGATAACCGCCTGCCCATCGAGTTCGTCTGGGCGCGTGACATGCTGCTGCTGGACGAGAACCTGCCGTACCACCCCAATGCCATGACCCTGATCGCCGAAGGCGAGCAGGGCGAGCTGCACCGTGACACCTACTACTCGGTGGGGGGCGGTTTCGTGGTCGATGCCGCCCAGGCCGCCAGTGGTGTGCTGGATGCCGACCAGACGGTGCTGCCGTACGATTTCAACAGTGCCGCAGAGCTGCTGCGCCTGTGCAAGCAAAACGACCTGAGCGTGTCGCAATTGATGATGGCCAACGAGAAGGTCTGGCGCAGCGAGCAAGAGATCCGCGCCGGCCTGCACACGCTCTGGCAAGCCATGCAGGAATGCGTGCACAACGGCCTCAAGCATGAGGGCACGCTGCCCGGCGGGCTGAATGTGCGCCGCCGCGCCGCCAGGCTGCACCGCAGCCTGCAGGAGATCGGCAAGCCCAATGTGATCGGCTCGACCATGAGTGCCATGGAGTGGGTCAACCTGTTCGCCCTGGCGGTCAACGAAGAGAACGCCGCTGGCGGGCGCATGGTCACTGCGCCCACCAATGGCGCGGCCGGCATCATCCCGGCTGTGCTGCACTACTACATGCGCTTCAGCGATGCGGTCGACGAGTCCAACGTGGTCGACTTCTTCCTGGCCGCCGCCGCGGTGGGCATCCTGTGCAAAAAGAATGCATCGATTTCAGGTGCCGAGGTGGGTTGCCAGGGTGAAGTCGGTTCAGCGTGCGCCATGGCGGCGGCTGGCCTTGCCGAAGTGCTGGGGGCGACCCCGGCGCAGGTGGAGAACGCCGCCGAGATCGCCCTGGAGCACAACCTTGGCCTGACTTGCGACCCGGTCGGTGGCCTGGTGCAGGTGCCGTGCATCGAACGCAACGCCATTGCCGCAGTCAAGGCCATCAACGCCGTACAGATGGCCCTGCGCGGTGACGGCGAGCATTTCATCTCTCTGGACCAGGTGATCCGCACCATGCGCGACACCGGCGCCGACATGCACGACAAGTACAAAGAGACCTCGCGCGGCGGTTTGGCGGTCAGCGCCATCGAATGTTGA
- the choW gene encoding choline ABC transporter permease subunit, with product MMLIDQKIPLGEYIASFVEWLTQNGADYFDAIAQGLEFMIHGVTSTLTWFNPFVLIALFAALAHLIQRKWALTVFVALSFLLILNLGYWQETMETLAQVTFATVVCVAIGVPLGIVAAHKPMFYTAMRPVLDLMQTVPTFVYLIPTLTLFGLGVVPGLISTVVFAIAAPIRLTYLGICDVPQELLDAGKAFGCSRRQLLTRIELPHAMPSIAAGVTQCIMLSLSMVVIAALVGADGLGKPVVNALNTADISLGFEAGLAIVLLAIMLDRICKQPEVTVRGEA from the coding sequence ATCATGCTTATCGATCAGAAAATACCCCTGGGTGAGTACATCGCGTCATTCGTCGAATGGCTGACCCAGAATGGCGCCGATTACTTCGACGCCATCGCTCAAGGCCTGGAATTCATGATCCATGGCGTCACCAGCACCCTGACCTGGTTCAACCCGTTCGTCCTCATCGCCCTGTTTGCCGCCCTCGCGCACCTGATCCAGCGCAAATGGGCACTGACTGTGTTCGTCGCCCTCTCCTTCCTGCTGATCCTCAACCTGGGCTACTGGCAGGAGACCATGGAAACCCTGGCGCAAGTCACCTTTGCCACCGTGGTCTGTGTGGCCATCGGCGTACCGCTGGGGATCGTTGCCGCGCACAAACCGATGTTCTATACCGCGATGCGCCCGGTGCTCGACTTGATGCAGACGGTGCCCACCTTCGTTTACCTGATCCCAACCCTGACACTGTTCGGCCTGGGTGTGGTGCCTGGGCTGATCTCCACGGTGGTGTTCGCCATCGCCGCGCCGATTCGCCTGACCTACCTGGGCATCTGCGACGTCCCGCAGGAGCTGCTGGACGCCGGCAAGGCCTTCGGCTGCTCGCGGCGCCAGTTGCTGACCCGCATCGAACTGCCCCACGCGATGCCGAGCATCGCCGCCGGCGTTACCCAGTGCATCATGCTGTCGCTGTCGATGGTGGTGATCGCGGCCCTGGTGGGCGCCGATGGCCTGGGCAAACCTGTGGTCAACGCACTGAACACCGCCGACATTTCCCTGGGCTTCGAAGCGGGGCTGGCGATCGTACTGCTGGCCATCATGCTCGACCGTATCTGCAAGCAACCGGAAGTCACGGTAAGGGGTGAAGCATGA
- a CDS encoding FecR family protein, with the protein MTSAAPLSSRREQALEWLLRLQQSPDDPQLRDEFEQWCASDAANAQAFHKAERVWQLTGQLAPTTRELWPKAEVLPLPVKRKPRRRWWLGAAVAACLWVAVAPSLSLRLQADYRTAQGETRDVTLADGSVVQMDSGTAIAVDYSGDHRDVKLLAGQAFFEVMPDTAKPFHVRANDVQVTVTGTAFNVELRSGRVGVDVQHGSVRVEDTADAQVLAAALTAGQRLRYVDGHVQLRTFVPTQAAAWRQGQLIADDQTVAELVQALAPYMPGKVMLRDDALGAKRVTGVYDLRKPEAALRAVVQPHGGEVRSYGPWLLVLSKP; encoded by the coding sequence ATGACGTCCGCAGCCCCGCTATCCAGCCGCCGCGAGCAGGCCCTGGAATGGCTCCTGCGCCTGCAGCAGTCACCTGACGACCCTCAGCTAAGGGATGAGTTCGAGCAATGGTGCGCCAGCGACGCGGCCAACGCCCAGGCCTTCCACAAGGCCGAACGGGTGTGGCAGCTCACCGGCCAGCTGGCGCCGACCACCCGCGAACTGTGGCCCAAGGCCGAAGTGCTGCCGCTACCGGTCAAGCGCAAGCCCCGGCGGCGCTGGTGGCTGGGGGCGGCGGTGGCAGCCTGTTTATGGGTAGCTGTCGCGCCTTCCCTGAGCCTGCGCTTGCAGGCTGACTATCGCACCGCACAAGGCGAGACCCGCGACGTCACCCTGGCTGATGGCAGCGTGGTGCAGATGGACAGCGGCACCGCCATTGCCGTGGACTACAGCGGCGATCACCGGGATGTGAAGCTGCTCGCCGGCCAGGCGTTCTTCGAGGTCATGCCCGACACGGCCAAGCCGTTCCATGTGCGTGCCAACGATGTGCAGGTGACGGTCACCGGCACGGCGTTCAATGTCGAGCTGCGGTCGGGGCGGGTAGGGGTGGATGTGCAGCATGGCTCGGTACGGGTCGAGGACACGGCCGATGCACAGGTACTGGCTGCTGCACTGACGGCGGGGCAGCGGCTGCGTTATGTGGATGGGCATGTGCAGCTGCGTACTTTCGTGCCCACCCAAGCCGCCGCCTGGCGCCAGGGGCAGCTGATTGCAGACGACCAGACGGTGGCCGAGCTGGTGCAGGCGCTAGCGCCGTATATGCCAGGCAAGGTGATGCTGCGTGACGATGCACTGGGGGCCAAGCGGGTGACGGGTGTGTACGACCTGCGTAAGCCCGAGGCGGCGCTGCGTGCAGTGGTCCAGCCGCACGGTGGCGAGGTGCGCAGCTATGGGCCCTGGCTGTTGGTGTTGAGCAAACCTTGA
- a CDS encoding sigma-70 family RNA polymerase sigma factor, with translation MADDKLQLYLAHRAALVDYASPIVGCRARAEDVVQEAWLRFSRQQDDADIRHPASYLYRIVRNLALDQTRRIATEKAQPNGDEILAELPSTSVSPEQAVTQQNELSAISRALEELPQRTRVAFEMHRLGGHTLQEVANHLNVSVSLVHQLVRDALSHCMARLEDDL, from the coding sequence GTGGCGGACGACAAACTGCAGCTCTACCTGGCCCACCGGGCAGCATTGGTCGACTACGCCTCGCCAATCGTTGGCTGCCGCGCCCGCGCCGAAGATGTGGTGCAGGAGGCGTGGCTGCGCTTCAGTCGCCAGCAGGACGATGCCGACATTCGCCACCCGGCCAGTTACCTGTACCGCATCGTGCGCAACCTGGCCCTCGACCAGACCCGCCGTATCGCCACCGAAAAAGCCCAACCCAACGGTGATGAGATTCTCGCCGAGCTGCCCTCGACCAGTGTGTCGCCCGAGCAGGCGGTCACCCAGCAAAATGAACTCAGCGCCATCAGCCGCGCCCTTGAGGAATTGCCTCAGCGCACCCGCGTGGCGTTCGAAATGCACCGCCTGGGCGGCCATACCCTGCAAGAAGTGGCCAACCACCTGAATGTATCGGTCAGCCTGGTGCACCAACTGGTGCGCGATGCCCTGAGCCACTGCATGGCGCGCCTGGAGGATGATCTGTGA
- a CDS encoding choline ABC transporter substrate-binding protein — protein MKGSPSLLLAALLSAPLLAQAAEPEQCQTVRFSDVGWTDITVTTATTSVVLEALGYKTHTTMISVPVTYKSLAAGKDLDVFLGNWMPTMENDIKQYRDAGTVETVRANLENAKYTLAVPQSLYDKGLKDFADIPKFKKELDGKIYGIEPGNDGNRTIQSMIDKNAFGLKDAGFKIVQSSEAGMLSQVDRAQKRGEAIVFLGWEPHPMNTRFKMQYLTGGDDFFGPELGKATVLTNTRKGYVQECSNVGQLLKNLSFELKDESTMMGYVLDDKMKPEAAAKKWLKDNPGKLDAWLAGVTTVDGKPGLEAAKAKLTQ, from the coding sequence ATGAAAGGTTCACCCTCGCTGTTGCTGGCCGCGTTGCTGTCCGCCCCCTTGCTGGCCCAGGCCGCAGAACCCGAGCAGTGTCAGACGGTACGTTTTTCCGATGTCGGCTGGACCGACATCACGGTAACCACCGCGACCACCAGCGTTGTGCTCGAAGCACTGGGTTACAAGACTCACACCACCATGATCTCGGTACCGGTGACCTACAAGTCGCTGGCCGCCGGCAAGGACCTGGACGTGTTTCTCGGCAACTGGATGCCGACCATGGAAAACGACATCAAGCAGTACCGCGACGCCGGGACTGTCGAAACCGTGCGCGCCAACCTGGAGAACGCCAAGTACACCTTGGCCGTACCCCAGTCGCTGTACGACAAGGGCCTCAAGGATTTTGCCGACATTCCCAAGTTCAAGAAGGAACTGGACGGCAAGATCTACGGCATCGAGCCGGGTAACGACGGCAACCGCACCATCCAGAGCATGATCGACAAGAACGCCTTCGGCCTGAAGGACGCCGGTTTCAAGATCGTGCAGTCCAGTGAGGCCGGCATGCTGTCGCAGGTGGACCGGGCGCAGAAGCGCGGGGAGGCGATCGTGTTCCTCGGCTGGGAACCTCACCCGATGAACACCCGCTTCAAGATGCAGTACCTGACCGGCGGGGACGACTTCTTCGGCCCCGAACTGGGCAAGGCAACCGTGCTGACCAATACCCGCAAGGGCTACGTGCAGGAGTGCAGCAACGTAGGCCAACTGCTCAAGAACCTGTCGTTCGAGCTCAAGGATGAAAGCACCATGATGGGCTATGTCCTGGACGACAAGATGAAACCCGAGGCAGCTGCCAAGAAGTGGCTCAAGGACAACCCAGGCAAGCTGGACGCCTGGCTCGCCGGGGTGACCACCGTGGACGGCAAACCGGGCCTTGAGGCGGCCAAAGCCAAACTGACGCAATAA